A single window of Vigna unguiculata cultivar IT97K-499-35 chromosome 1, ASM411807v1, whole genome shotgun sequence DNA harbors:
- the LOC114179571 gene encoding wall-associated receptor kinase-like 20, with amino-acid sequence MQMIAESNMRPCFHFCYSYTFLLLFLLLSHHTASQKTCPNCGSMQVPYPLSTHPSCGDPYYKLRCDSHSQNLYFDTLNGSSYLLLRIIPSIQRMVVEPSPWLPGSCVTQDMPRSNGIWLNQSLPFNITSSNTVFLLNCSPRLLVSPLNCTYSSVCHRYLESSGHVDTKRALECASGLHPCCTFLAGGIPSAYRIRLHESGCKAFRSVLHLNQDKPPNQWEEGLEIQWALPPEPVCKTQKDCSGDSTCSPSGRSGLFRCLCNGGHRWDPFVTTCVRYERKPKWKTSLVVSIGVVVTFFSLLVVLTIISKSRKISTYRDNKAKEREEKLKSSGGEKPCRMFQLKEVKKATNGFSQQRFLGSGGFGEVYKGELQDGTLVAVKKARVGNLKSTEQVLNEVAILSQVNHKNLVRLLGCCVESELPFMIYEYISNGTLYDHLHGRYCSNFLNWKTRLKVAFQTAEALAYLHSAAHTPIYHRDVKSTNILLDDDFNAKVSDFGLSRLASPGLSHVSTCAQGTLGYLDPEYYRNYQLTDKSDVYSYGVVLLELLTSQKAIDFNRDEDDVNLAIHVNQRASNGTIMELVDQRLVSVESCGDKMLTSIELFLELALECLREKKGERPSMKDIVERLLCMIRIVE; translated from the coding sequence ATGCAAATGATTGCTGAATCAAACATGAGACCCTGCTTCCATTTCTGCTATTCCTAtacctttcttcttcttttccttctcctttCCCATCACACTGCTTCACAGAAGACATGTCCAAACTGTGGCTCTATGCAAGTTCCATACCCTTTGAGCACACATCCAAGTTGTGGTGATCCATACTACAAGCTTCGTTGTGATTCCCACTCTCAAAACCTTTACTTCGACACCCTCAATGGAAGTTCCTATCTCCTTCTCCGAATCATTCCTTCAATCCAACGCATGGTGGTAGAGCCATCACCTTGGTTACCAGGTTCCTGTGTTACACAAGACATGCCCAGAAGCAACGGTATATGGTTGAACCAGTCACTTCCTTTCAATATAACTTCATCCAATACAGTGTTCCTCCTTAATTGCTCTCCACGCCTCTTGGTTTCTCCTCTCAACTGCACTTATTCCAGTGTTTGCCATCGTTACTTGGAGAGTTCAGGTCACGTTGACACAAAACGAGCGCTTGAATGTGCGAGTGGTCTTCACCCTTGTTGCACTTTTCTAGCTGGAGGGATACCTTCAGCATACAGGATCAGGCTCCATGAGTCTGGCTGCAAAGCTTTCAGAAGCGTTCTTCATTTGAACCAAGACAAGCCTCCTAATCAGTGGGAGGAAGGGCTTGAAATTCAATGGGCTCTTCCACCTGAACCAGTGTGCAAGACGCAGAAGGATTGCTCTGGAGACTCTACGTGTTCCCCTTCTGGTAGAAGTGGCTTATTTCGCTGTCTTTGTAATGGGGGACACCGTTGGGACCCTTTTGTCACAACGTGTGTGAGGTATGAGAGAAAACCCAAATGGAAAACCAGCTTGGTGGTTTCAATAGGGGTGGTTGTtacctttttctctcttcttgtGGTTCTGACCATCATCTCGAAGTCCCGGAAGATCTCAACCTATAGAGATAACAAAGCGaaggaaagagaagagaagCTGAAATCAAGTGGTGGGGAGAAGCCTTGCAGgatgtttcaactgaaagaggTGAAGAAAGCAACAAATGGTTTTTCCCAACAGAGGTTCTTGGGGAGTGGTGGCTTTGGGGAAGTTTACAAAGGTGAGCTACAAGATGGAACATTAGTGGCAGTGAAGAAAGCCAGAGTGGGAAACCTGAAAAGCACCGAACAAGTGCTTAACGAGGTTGCAATACTGTCTCAAGTGAATCACAAGAACTTGGTGAGGCTCTTGGGGTGCTGTGTGGAATCTGAGCTACCATTTATGATCTACGAGTATATCTCAAATGGGACCCTCTACGATCATCTTCATGGCAGGTATTGTTCCAACTTTCTAAACTGGAAAACCAGGCTCAAGGTTGCTTTTCAAACTGCAGAAGCATTGGCGTATCTTCATTCTGCTGCACACACACCCATCTACCACAGAGATGTTAAGTCAACAAACATACTATTGGATGATGATTTCAATGCCAAGGTCTCAGATTTTGGACTCTCCAGATTGGCTAGCCCGGGACTGAGTCACGTTTCAACATGTGCTCAGGGAACGTTGGGGTACTTGGATCCTGAATACTACCGCAATTACCAGTTAACAGATAAAAGTGATGTTTATAGTTATGGGGTTGTGTTGCTAGAGCTTTTGACTTCACAGAAAGCGATTGATTTCAATCGTGACGAAGATGATGTGAACCTGGCAATTCATGTGAATCAACGTGCGAGCAATGGTACAATCATGGAATTGGTGGATCAAAGGCTTGTTTCCGTGGAGAGTTGTGGGGATAAAATGTTGACAAGCATAGAACTGTTCTTGGAGCTTGCACTTGAATGTCTGAGAGAGAAGAAAGGTGAAAGGCCTAGTATGAAGGACATTGTTGAACGCCTACTCTGCATGATTAGGATTGTAGAATGA